A DNA window from Branchiostoma lanceolatum isolate klBraLanc5 chromosome 17, klBraLanc5.hap2, whole genome shotgun sequence contains the following coding sequences:
- the LOC136422719 gene encoding FERM, ARHGEF and pleckstrin domain-containing protein 2-like isoform X3: MASYIVQAEVGDFTAEEHPESSYITEFKFVPNQTPQMENKIMEFHQKLAGQTPADADRNFLDIARRLEMYGIRLHPAHDHDGVKINLAVANMGVLIFQGHTKINTFSWAKIRKLSFKRKRFLIKLHPEAYGLYNATVEFVMSSRDACKSFWKLCIEYHAFFRLEVRPKPVPKSILFSRGSSFRFSGRTQKQLIEEMRDGGSPSKNPKFQRSHKLRASTQSLQIMPTHEVTRLDTNNMRANSFSHYETQDPRIPPYIKPPLSSDPAVVPATQLDKSGDLDEHEAMHDRVGEMTSEHDVMQGLVRQMSSEHDQMQHLVKKITALHADSDEVIDQPDGEKEEAGTPGSEEIIPETPTKVRKIDPSSIGDIPGNVSAEKSPMLSPLSSVSTSPQPSVISQDRSPLVTAPSQEEEETRKKVLKNTKRYPADKAYYIAKELLSTERTYLKDLEVIVVWFRNAVIQDMSITESLAHLLFDNFDPLYEFHRGFLKEIEQRMALWEGRSNAHLKGDYQRIGDILLKNMKSLKLYMQHIEKHEEILLEMEKATRRNQKLENVYKEFEMQKVCYLPLNTFLLKPAQRLLHYRLILERLVKHYPVDHRDYKDCRAALAEIMEATSNVQDSMNRLENFQKLTELQRDLVSCDNLVQPGREFIREGCLHKLSRKGFQQRMFFLFSDMILYTSKGVTATNQFKVHGQMPVRGMVVEESEMERAVANCFTVYSTNKSVVVAASTTEEKDKWMEDINDVIVNAAERGLGSQDSSFSRSSDEMGMDREDGQDESEDDVHSPRGSLDRSHTHHRANTTMHVCWHRNTSVSMADHTKSVENQLSGYLLRKFKNSNGWQKLWVVFTNFCLFFYKTHQDDYPLASLPLLGYQVSTPGETDNIHKDYVFKLQFKTHVYFFRAESEYTFGRWMEVISSATFSASRTRIFSRKES; this comes from the exons TGGTCAAACCCCAGCCGATGCGGACAGAAATTTCCTGGACATCGCTCGTCGGCTGGAGATGTACGGGATCAGGTTACACCCGGCGCACGACCACGATGGGGTCAAGATCAACCTGGCGGTCGCCAACATGGGTGTCTTGATCTTCCAG GGTCACACAAAGATCAATACCTTCTCCTGGGCCAAGATCAGGAAACTCAGTTTCAAGAGAAAACGGTTCCTGATCAAACTGCATCCTGAAGCCTAT GGATTGTACAATGCGACAGTGGAGTTTGTGATGAGTTCGAGGGATGCCTGTAAGAGTTTCTGGAAGTTGTGTATCGAGTACCACGCTTTCTTCCGCCTGGAGGTCCGGCCAAAGCCAGTGCCAAAATCTATCCTTTTCAGCAGAGGGTCTTCCTTCAGGTTCAG tgGTCGAACACAAAAGCAGTTGATTGAAGAGATGAGAGATGGCGGCTCCCCCAGCAAGAACCCCAAGTTTCAAAG GTCCCACAAACTGCGAGCTTCAACCCAGAGCCTTCAGATCATGCCCACACACGAGGTCACCCGGCTGGACACCAACAACATGCGCGCCAACAGCTTCAGCCACTACGAGACCCAGGACCCCCGCATCCCGCCGTACATCAAGCCGCCGCTGTCCTCGGACCCGGCGGTCGTCCCGGCGACCCAGCTGGACAAATCAGGTGACCTTGACGAGCACGAGGCCATGCATGACCGTGTTGGGGAGATGACGAGCGAGCATGACGTCATGCAGGGGCTGGTGCGCCAGATGTCCAGCGAGCATGACCAGATGCAGCATCTTGTGAAGAAAATCACGGCCTTGCATGCTGATTCGGACGAGGTGATAGACCAGCCCGATGGCGAGAAAGAGGAGGCTGGGACCCCCGGCTCTGAAG AGATAATTCCCGAGACACCAACCAAAGTGCGTAAGATCGACCCGTCCTCCATCGGCGACATCCCGGGAAACGTCAGCGCCGAGAAATCGCCCATGCTGAGCCCGCTGTCGTCCGTTTCCACGTCCCCCCAACCCTCCGTCATCAGTCAGGACAGAAGTCCGCTGGTGACGGCGCCGTCACAAGAGGAGGAAGAGACAAGAAAGAAGGTATTAAAGAACACCAAG CGGTACCCGGCGGACAAAGCCTACTACATTGCCAAGGAGCTCTTGTCGACAGAAAGAAC GTACCTAAAGGATCTTGAAGTTATAGTTGTG TGGTTCAGGAATGCAGTTATCCAGGACATGTCCATCACAGAGTCCCTGGCTCACCTACTGTTTGACAACTTCGACCCCCTGTATGAGTTCCATAGGGGCTTCCTGAAGGAGATAGAGCAGAGAATGGCCCTGTG GGAGGGAAGATCCAATGCACATCTGAAAGGCGACTATCAAAGGATCGGAGACATCCTGCTCAAGAACATGAAGTCACTCAAG ttgtACATGCAGCACATTGAGAAACATGAGGAGATTCTCCTGGAGATGGAGAAGGCCACCAGGAGGAACCAGAAGCTGGAGAACGTCTACAAGGAGTTTGAGATGCAGAAGGTGTGCTACCTGCCGCTCAACACCTTCCTCCTGAAGCCAGCCCAGAGACTCCTGCACTACAGGCTCATCCTGGAGA GACTGGTGAAACATTACCCAGTGGATCACAGGGACTACAAGGACTGCAGAG CTGCATTGGCTGAAATTATGGAGGCTACCAGTAATGTCCAGGACAGCATGAATAGACTG GAGAACTTCCAGAAGCTGACAGAGCTGCAGAGAGACTTAGTGAGCTGTGACAACCTGGTGCAACCTGGCCGG GAGTTCATCAGAGAAGGTTGTCTTCACAAGTTATCCAGAAAGGGCTTCCAACAGAGGATGTTTTTCCTG TTTTCGGATATGATCCTGTACACCAGTAAGGGCGTGACGGCTACAAACCAGTTCAAGGTTCACGGACAAATGCCTGTGCGAGGCATGGTG GTTGAGGAGAGTGAGATGGAGCGTGCTGTGGCCAACTGTTTCACCGTCTATAGTACCAACAAGTCCGTAGTGGTGGCAGCAAG TACGACTGAGGAGAAAGACAAGTGGATGGAGGACATCAATGATGTGATCGTCAACGCAGCGGAGAGAGGACTGGGCTCCCAGGACTCCTCCTTCAGCA GGTCGTCTGACGAGATGGGTATGGACCGAGAGGACGGACAGGATGAGTCGGAGGACGATGTTCATTCGCCGCGGGGATCGCTGGACCGCAGCCACACCCATCACCGTGCCAACACAACCATGCACGTGTGCTGGCACAGGAACACCAGCGTCAGCATGGCAGACCATACCAAGTCTGTGGAG AACCAACTGAGTGGATATCTCCTGAGAAAATTCAAGAACAGCAACGGATGGCAGAAACTTTGGGTTGTCTTCACCAacttctgtctgtttttctacaAGACTCATCAG GATGATTACCCCCTGGCCAGCCTGCCCCTGCTGGGTTACCAGGTGTCGACCCCTGGAGAAACCGACAACATCCACAAGGACTACGTCTTCAAGCTCCAGTTCAAGACACACGTGTACTTCTTCCGCGCAGAGAGCGAGTACACCTTTGGCAG GTGGATGGAGGTGATCAGCAGTGCGACCTTCTCAGCCAGCAGGACCCGCATCTTCAGCAGGAAGGAGAGTTAG